The Mixophyes fleayi isolate aMixFle1 chromosome 1, aMixFle1.hap1, whole genome shotgun sequence genome includes a region encoding these proteins:
- the ZFAND5 gene encoding AN1-type zinc finger protein 5, producing MAQETNQTPGPMLCNTGCGFYGNPRTNGMCSVCYKEHLQRQNSGRMSPMGAASGSSSPTAESATLQRVESALNNCESDVGSQTDKLRNVTALPVTQQMTEMSISREDNATSPKTETSEPVVTQPSPSVSQPSTSQNEEKAPELPKPKKNRCFMCRKKIGLTGFDCRCGNLFCGLHRYSDKHNCPYDYKAEAAAKIRKENPVVVAEKIQRI from the exons ATGGCTCAGGAGACAAACCAGACTCCAGGACCTATGCTGTGCAACACAGGATGTGGCTTTTATGGAAACCCTAGGACAAATGGAATGTGCTCAGTGTGCTATAAAGAACATCTTCAAAGGCAGAACAGTGGCAGGATGAGCCCAATGG gAGCAGCCAGTGGTTCAAGTAGTCCTACGGCAGAATCTGCAACCCTACAGAGAGTAGAATCTGCACTAAACAACTGTGAAAGTGATGTTGGCAGCCAAACTGACAAATTAAG AAATGTGACTGCCTTACCTGTAACTCAACAAATGACAGAAATGAGCATTTCGAGAGAAGACAATGCAACCTCTCCAAAAACCGAAACCTCAGAGCCAG TTGTGACTCAGCCAAGTCCATCAGTATCTCAGCCCAGCACATCCCAGAATGAGGAAAAGGCACCAGAGCTCCCAAAACCAAAGAAAAACAGGTGTTTCATGTGTCGGAAGAAGATTGGTCTTACAG GCTTTGACTGCCGTTGTGGGAATCTGTTTTGTGGACTTCATCGTTACTCTGACAAGCACAACTGCCCTTATGATTACAAAGCAGAGGCTGCAGCAAAAATAAGGAAAGAAAACCCTGTTGTTGTGGCAGAAAAAATTCAAAGAATATAA